In Corylus avellana chromosome ca8, CavTom2PMs-1.0, the genomic stretch ACAATTGTAATCACCCATTATGCACccaaatatcattattttacCGATATCAgtaagccaacaaaaaaaaaaaaagggcaaaaaaaagaagaattagCTTCTGAACCTCGTAATATGTTTTGAGATCCTTTTTGAAAGACCCTAAATGACCTGAAACATAGACAAAATCCTTCGGTTCTAAATGTTGTAGGCACATTTCTGCCATCTCGTCCCACATCTTCATATTTATCCTGTTCACAAATTGTACAATGTAAGTTTGCAAAGTACCGAACTCTAGAATTAACAAATAAcccgaaaaagaaaaaaaaagaaagaaaaataattgaattaatgCCCAAACCTAAATTTGGTTTTGGAATCAGGGGAGGCTTTGACGGAGAGCCTAGTGTAAGCACCAAACCTGTCGGTTTTCGTCCTCTTCAATGGATACTCCACCGACCCGATGAAGCTAACGGAGTTCAGCAACTGCTCCGTACACTCTATGATGGTGGGACGCTGGAATTTAAGCACGTGCCGGTACACTGGGCTGCCGTCCTCAACAACGTCGGTGAAGAATTTCGGTGATCGTCTAGGGCTCGCCGCCGAGGAGGCCAGCCGTTGCAGAGAGAACCGGGTCGGGTTCCTCATTAGGGCTCCAAAACGGTGCGCACCGGCACTCATGGTAGTTATTTCTACTATTTGGGGTTTTGATTATCTTTGGTCGGTTTTTAATTTGGAGTAGTAGTCTTTGGGGTTGATTGTTAAACCCCCTCTCATCCCCTCACATTCCCTCATATTTTACCAtactatttacttcatttttttcaaaaaaaacattcgtacttttatatcaaatcatttattttttatatcacatcatttactttttattattattcaaataataaacACCCCCTTAGATCTctctttcatttgttttgtttggttctttttttaGAGCAAATAACTGACCGATGTTGGATGTACTATCATACATATGGTTAAATTAGTCATTGATGGTAGATGAAACAAAGGAAATTGCGATTGAGAATGTGCTTCGTAGCGGAGATGGAAAATAGAGGAAACCATTGTTTAGTTTTGGAATCGGACAGTAGACATTGAGGTAATTTACTGAAATATGCTGCggatttgaaaattaattagaaCGATGACATTAAAGAGTTAGAGATGAACTTATCCCTCACGTAATTAGATATGATTATGTCTAatttcattatctttttttgaTTTGTATGACTTGTGATATAGGATAtagcaacaaacaaaaaaaaagaggttgttAAACAAAGCATATATCAAGGTTTGAGggaagaaatttctcattttatactctatttttataaaatgaatgaaaaataagaattgttataatgaaaaaacaaaaagggaaaatgtataataagtcctGAGTCAAccctctaaaatttaaaaattcctgagtttttttttttccgaaaatTTACTCTTTgagtcaattgaaatgacaataaaatctctgcggtcaaaattttttaacagccgttagagTCACtaaaaacgcaccgttttacctaatcaaaatattaattttttattaatttaatttaaaaaattaaatttaaaaataaaaaagcattctGGCCACCTCCCAACCCCTATAGGGTGACAacaagccaccccaaaccacccctagGGTGGCTTGTAGCCACCCCATAGGAGTTGGGTGGTGGCCAAGGCTTGttgccacccttggccaccctttaattttttatatttttatatttaattttttaaattaaattaataaaaaaaataatattttaatcaagtaAAATAGTGTGTTTTGAGTGGCGattgttaataaattttgacagtagaaattttattatcattttaattgacctaaagagtaaatttttggtaaaaaaaaaatacagaaagttttaaattttgaagaattGACTAACTGACTTATTatagattttccaaaaaaaaaaaaaatgtttatttcaaaacactttttcaatcaaaatcttaaaaaaaaaataatacaaagaaatatatatatatatatatatatatatcaaccacACCCTTTAACTCTATCGTCCCCGTACGAGCAACCAAATTCAAACCCGGAGCAAGAGCACAGTGACTTGCCTTCGCAGTTGAGATGGCCTGAAGGACCAGATCTTAAAGCAAAACTCTGCTCGTGTTGCAGTGCGTCACTGTAGCAACCCATCATGAGCGATCATATGTATATTGCACACATTCAGTAGTTTTAGCTGATTGGATCCATGAAGTTGAAGATCCTCTCACTTTGATAAAGGCTATGGAGTTCACTGAAGCTTACAAGCAGACGGGGCCATGTTGTTTCTCGCCCAATGCGCGCTATATAGCCGTCGCTGTCGATTATCGCCTCGTCATTCGGGACACTCTCTCCTTTAAGGTGTGA encodes the following:
- the LOC132189896 gene encoding protein OSB1, mitochondrial-like — encoded protein: MSAGAHRFGALMRNPTRFSLQRLASSAASPRRSPKFFTDVVEDGSPVYRHVLKFQRPTIIECTEQLLNSVSFIGSVEYPLKRTKTDRFGAYTRLSVKASPDSKTKFRINMKMWDEMAEMCLQHLEPKDFVYVSGHLGSFKKDLKTYYEVIVNELNYIDQGFQGQKSHKVEGSQAGAGGFEVDENRLYLWQVFFTNPYEWWDCRKHKVNPRQPDFKNKHTGEVLWLSPNDPPWIKRQLQLLDTRMATQSQGDYVGSRSRSRVSMWVYDG